The window GTGCCTCGACGACCTCCTTGGCCGGTGCCACCTCGATCGTGACAGTTCCCTCACCGTGGCGCACCGCATTTTCCAGCAGGTTGGCCAGCACCTGGTCCACCTTGTCCGGGTCGGCCCAGAGCACGGTGAGCGGCTCGCTGATCCGGATGTCGAAGCGGTCCTCGGGGATGCCGGTGGCGACCTTGCGGTCCACGTGCCGGCGCACCGAGGCGGCCAGGTCGACCACCTGCTTGCGCAGTTCCAGCCGCCCGGCGTCGATCCGGGAGATGTCCAGCAGCTCGGCGATCAGCCGGGTGACCCGGTCGGCGTCGGCGTCGACGGTCTCCAGCATCAGCCGCTTCTGCCCGTCGGTGAACCGCTCCCACTTCGCCAGCAGGGTCGCGGTGAAGCCCTTGACGCTGGTGAGCGGCGAGCGCAGCTCGTGCGCGACGGTGGCGATCAGCTCGGCGTGGCTGCGCTCGGTCCGCCGGCGGGCCTCGGTGCCGCGCAGCGCGATCACCAGCCGCTCCAGCGGCGCCTGCGGGCGCGTCCGGACGTAGCGGGCGGACACCAGCACCTCGCGGCCGCCGGGGAGCAGCAGATTGCGCTCGGGCTGGCTGGTCCGGGTCGCCAGGCCGCCGTACGGGTCGGTCAGCTGCCACCAGCGGCGGCCGTCCAGGTCCTCCAGCGGGAGGGCGTGCTCCAGCGGGCTGCCGAGCGCGGCCTCCTGGAGGATGCCGGTCAGCCGGGCGGCGGTGCGGTTGAAGCAGACCACCCGGCCCAGGGCGTCGGCGACCACCAGGCCGTCCGGCAGGTCGTCCGGGTCGAGCTCTGGCCCGCTGCCGACCATGGGTGTCCTCCCCGATTACCCACCGTGTCTTTCCCCCCACCGAGGCAGACCCTAGCGTCTCG of the Kitasatospora sp. NBC_01246 genome contains:
- a CDS encoding sensor histidine kinase; amino-acid sequence: MVGSGPELDPDDLPDGLVVADALGRVVCFNRTAARLTGILQEAALGSPLEHALPLEDLDGRRWWQLTDPYGGLATRTSQPERNLLLPGGREVLVSARYVRTRPQAPLERLVIALRGTEARRRTERSHAELIATVAHELRSPLTSVKGFTATLLAKWERFTDGQKRLMLETVDADADRVTRLIAELLDISRIDAGRLELRKQVVDLAASVRRHVDRKVATGIPEDRFDIRISEPLTVLWADPDKVDQVLANLLENAVRHGEGTVTIEVAPAKEVVEAPVWERSGTPPRTVEGTAVTVSDEGTGIPEDSMPRVFTRFWRGSKRGGTGLGLYIVKGIVEAHGGSIRVDRAPGGGARFRFILPAGVPDFML